A genomic segment from Streptomyces sp. NBC_00654 encodes:
- a CDS encoding MGMT family protein, translating to MSQNRMSEDGAAGDGAAGDREGGRASGAAPAGAELPEYAERVLDVADLIPPGRVMTYGDIAEWLGDGGPRQVGRVMALYGSAVPWWRVVRADGALLPGHELRALDHYREEGTPLREASRGAAGHVPRLDMRRARWDGVTGAADVTGTGDEAHGAGRGEEAHT from the coding sequence ATGAGCCAGAACCGGATGAGCGAAGACGGGGCGGCCGGGGACGGGGCGGCCGGGGACCGGGAGGGCGGGCGCGCTTCCGGCGCCGCCCCGGCCGGTGCCGAGCTGCCGGAGTACGCGGAGCGGGTCCTCGACGTCGCCGACCTGATCCCGCCCGGCCGCGTCATGACGTACGGCGATATCGCGGAGTGGCTGGGTGACGGCGGCCCGCGGCAGGTCGGCCGGGTCATGGCGCTGTACGGCTCCGCGGTGCCGTGGTGGCGTGTGGTGCGGGCCGACGGGGCGCTGCTCCCCGGCCATGAACTGCGGGCGCTGGACCACTACCGCGAGGAGGGGACCCCGCTCCGCGAGGCGTCGCGCGGCGCCGCCGGGCATGTGCCGCGCCTCGACATGAGACGCGCGCGCTGGGACGGCGTGACCGGTGCGGCCGACGTCACCGGTACGGGCGACGAGGCCCACGGTGCGGGCAGGGGCGAGGAAGCTCACACCTGA
- a CDS encoding lysylphosphatidylglycerol synthase transmembrane domain-containing protein, with amino-acid sequence MQPPKAADASDAEPRPDAPGTTGETPRDTAPDAAPALSPAPATEREPEREPEREHLAGSTLAGAGAELTDRVSGDEPLLPARVHRPSDLLRLLVGILAIIVLFTISAFAQGTTTGLEDDISKGTEQAPDLLIKIAGLVSSIAVLLVPVAFAIERLVKRDGLRIADGVLAAVLAHGVTLATDLWVSGSAPGTIQDALTQPQPGDGLTDPVHGYLAPVIAYMTAVGMARRPRWRVVLWVVLLLDAFAMLVSGYTTPFSIILTVLIGWTVAYGTLYAVGSPNVRPTGQHLMAGLRHVGFRPVAAMRAEDTPDNADQNDRGRRYLVTLEDGPPLDVTVVDREQQAQGFFYRVWRRLTLRGITQRRSIQSLRQALEQEALLAYAAIAAGANAPKLIATSELGPDAVMLVYEHIGGRSLDAMEDEEITDDLVRSAWRQVKALQSRRIAHRRLTGDAILVDRDGKAFVTDLRGGEIAAGDLVLRMDVAQLLTTLGLRVGAERSVAGALAVLGPDAVADSLPLLQPIALSRSTRAALRRIARERSQRERDAVLEASHAAKQLRTGEASAAAADGGAAASAGDRKADRKSLRNEKQAEKRAIDDALEEAREEDLLTQIRREVLLIRPQAPVEPVRLERIKPRTLLSFIAGSIAAYFLISQVTQADFGTVVEEAEWGWVAAALGFSALSYVAAAMSLLGFVPERVPFGKTVLAQVAGSFVKIVAPAAVGGVALNTRFLQRSGVRPGLAVASVGASQLFGLGCHILLLALFGYLTGTEKTPDSLTPSRTVIAGLLTVAVLVLVVTAIPFLRKFVVTRVRSLFAGVVPRMLDVVQRPQKLLTGIGGMLLLTGLFVLCLDASIRAFSGPDVPQLSYASIAVVFLAGNALGSAAPTPGGMGAVEGALTLGLIAVGLPKEVAAPAVLLYRVMTLWLPVLPGWICFNQLTRKGEL; translated from the coding sequence GTGCAGCCACCGAAGGCGGCGGACGCCTCTGATGCCGAGCCGCGCCCCGACGCGCCGGGAACCACCGGGGAGACCCCCCGTGACACCGCCCCGGACGCGGCTCCGGCACTGTCACCGGCACCTGCCACCGAGCGGGAGCCGGAGCGGGAGCCGGAGCGGGAGCACCTGGCCGGTTCGACCCTCGCCGGCGCCGGGGCGGAGCTGACCGACCGGGTCTCCGGCGACGAGCCGCTGCTGCCCGCCCGGGTGCACCGCCCCTCCGACCTCCTGCGGCTCCTCGTCGGGATCCTCGCGATCATCGTCCTGTTCACCATCTCCGCCTTCGCCCAGGGCACCACCACCGGCCTTGAGGACGACATCTCCAAGGGCACGGAACAGGCCCCCGATCTGCTGATCAAGATCGCCGGGCTGGTGTCCAGCATCGCCGTGCTGCTCGTCCCGGTCGCCTTCGCCATCGAACGCCTGGTCAAACGTGACGGCCTGCGCATCGCGGACGGGGTGCTCGCCGCCGTGCTCGCCCACGGCGTCACCCTCGCCACCGACCTCTGGGTCTCCGGTTCGGCCCCCGGCACCATCCAGGACGCGCTGACCCAGCCACAGCCGGGTGACGGCCTCACCGATCCCGTGCACGGCTACCTCGCCCCCGTCATCGCCTATATGACCGCGGTCGGGATGGCGAGACGGCCGCGCTGGCGGGTCGTGCTGTGGGTGGTGCTGCTCCTGGACGCGTTCGCGATGCTGGTCAGCGGCTACACCACCCCGTTCTCGATCATCCTCACCGTGCTGATCGGCTGGACCGTCGCCTACGGCACGCTGTACGCGGTCGGCTCGCCCAATGTGCGGCCGACCGGGCAGCACCTGATGGCGGGTCTGCGCCATGTCGGCTTCCGGCCGGTCGCCGCGATGCGCGCCGAGGACACCCCCGACAACGCCGACCAGAACGACCGGGGGCGGCGCTATCTGGTCACCCTGGAGGACGGGCCGCCGCTCGATGTGACGGTCGTCGACCGTGAGCAGCAGGCCCAGGGGTTCTTCTACCGGGTGTGGCGCAGGCTCACCCTGCGCGGCATCACCCAGCGCCGGTCCATCCAGTCGCTGCGCCAGGCCCTGGAGCAGGAGGCGCTGCTCGCCTACGCGGCGATCGCCGCCGGGGCCAACGCGCCCAAGCTGATCGCCACCTCCGAGCTGGGGCCCGACGCGGTGATGCTCGTGTACGAGCACATCGGCGGCCGTTCCCTGGACGCGATGGAGGACGAGGAGATCACCGACGACCTGGTGCGCAGCGCCTGGCGTCAGGTGAAGGCCCTCCAGTCCCGCCGGATCGCCCACCGCAGGCTCACCGGCGACGCGATCCTGGTGGACCGCGACGGCAAGGCGTTCGTCACCGATCTGCGCGGCGGTGAGATCGCGGCCGGGGACCTGGTCCTGCGCATGGACGTCGCCCAGCTGCTCACCACCCTCGGGCTGCGGGTGGGCGCCGAGCGGTCCGTCGCCGGGGCACTCGCCGTGCTCGGGCCGGACGCCGTCGCCGACTCACTGCCCCTGCTCCAGCCGATCGCCCTGAGCCGCTCCACCCGGGCGGCGCTGCGCAGGATCGCCCGGGAGCGTTCGCAGCGCGAGCGCGACGCGGTGCTGGAGGCCTCCCACGCGGCCAAGCAGCTGCGTACGGGCGAGGCCTCGGCGGCCGCGGCGGACGGCGGGGCGGCGGCGTCCGCCGGTGACCGCAAGGCGGACCGCAAGTCGCTGCGCAACGAGAAGCAGGCCGAGAAGCGGGCCATCGACGATGCGCTGGAGGAGGCCCGCGAGGAGGATCTGCTCACCCAGATCCGCCGCGAGGTGCTGCTGATCCGGCCGCAGGCACCGGTCGAACCGGTCCGCCTCGAACGCATCAAGCCCCGTACCCTCCTCAGCTTCATCGCCGGTTCCATCGCCGCGTACTTCCTGATCTCCCAGGTCACCCAGGCCGACTTCGGCACGGTCGTCGAGGAGGCGGAGTGGGGCTGGGTGGCGGCCGCCCTGGGCTTCTCGGCCCTCAGCTATGTCGCGGCGGCGATGAGCCTGCTGGGCTTCGTGCCGGAGCGGGTGCCGTTCGGCAAGACCGTGCTGGCACAGGTGGCCGGCTCGTTCGTGAAGATCGTCGCTCCGGCGGCGGTCGGCGGTGTGGCACTGAACACCCGCTTCCTGCAACGGTCCGGGGTGCGCCCCGGGCTGGCCGTCGCGAGTGTCGGCGCCTCCCAGTTGTTCGGGCTCGGCTGCCACATCCTGCTGCTGGCGCTGTTCGGCTATCTGACCGGTACCGAGAAGACCCCGGACTCCCTCACCCCGTCCCGTACGGTCATCGCCGGGCTGCTCACGGTCGCGGTGCTGGTGCTGGTGGTGACCGCGATCCCGTTCCTGCGGAAGTTCGTGGTGACGCGGGTGCGGTCGCTGTTCGCCGGAGTCGTCCCGCGCATGCTGGACGTCGTGCAGCGCCCGCAGAAGCTGCTCACCGGCATCGGCGGCATGCTGCTGCTGACCGGCCTGTTCGTGCTCTGCCTGGACGCGTCGATCCGGGCCTTCAGCGGCCCCGACGTGCCCCAGCTCAGTTACGCGAGCATCGCGGTGGTCTTCCTCGCCGGGAACGCCCTGGGGTCGGCGGCGCCCACCCCGGGCGGCATGGGCGCGGTCGAGGGTGCGCTGACGCTGGGCCTGATCGCGGTCGGCCTGCCGAAGGAGGTCGCGGCACCCGCGGTGCTGCTGTACCGCGTGATGACGCTGTGGCTGCCGGTGCTGCCCGGCTGGATCTGCTTCAACCAGCTGACCCGCAAGGGCGAGCTCTAG
- a CDS encoding spherulation-specific family 4 protein, with protein sequence MPYLTSTGAARRTCGGEQLGFGVPGYAHPLLAPAEWAELVRPGTPLHWAVLNIAGGPGSRPDPHCLEAAGRLRNARERALHGEAPDDHVRASGGRLLGHLDLAFGDRPFDELIADARSFLDWYRVGGFYLDRCPAERAGLPAVRRLTSTLHALLEGSDSVDEGGHLVLGHGTHPYPGYAETADQLVTFRGRWADYRWSQVAQWTADYPPDRFAHFVHGVPRTHLEEAMRIARWQGAGTIFFTDRDGRTGQSDPFAALPSYWDEIVSRIGPGISE encoded by the coding sequence ATGCCGTATCTGACGAGCACCGGAGCGGCCCGGCGGACGTGCGGCGGCGAACAGCTCGGCTTCGGTGTCCCCGGATACGCCCATCCGCTGCTCGCGCCCGCCGAATGGGCCGAGCTGGTCCGGCCGGGCACCCCGCTGCACTGGGCGGTCCTCAACATCGCCGGCGGGCCCGGCTCCCGGCCGGACCCGCACTGTCTGGAGGCCGCGGGCCGGCTCCGCAACGCCCGGGAGCGGGCGCTGCACGGCGAGGCCCCGGACGACCACGTCCGGGCCTCGGGCGGCAGGCTGCTCGGCCACCTCGACCTGGCCTTCGGCGACCGCCCGTTCGACGAGCTGATCGCCGACGCGCGGTCCTTCCTCGACTGGTACCGGGTCGGCGGCTTCTATCTCGACCGGTGTCCGGCCGAGCGCGCCGGCCTCCCGGCGGTCCGGCGGCTCACCAGCACCCTGCACGCGCTGCTGGAGGGGAGCGACAGCGTGGACGAGGGCGGACATCTCGTCCTGGGCCATGGCACCCACCCGTATCCCGGGTACGCCGAGACCGCCGACCAGCTCGTCACCTTCCGCGGCCGGTGGGCCGACTACCGCTGGTCGCAGGTGGCCCAGTGGACCGCCGACTACCCGCCGGACCGTTTCGCGCACTTCGTCCACGGCGTCCCGCGCACCCATCTGGAAGAGGCCATGCGCATCGCCCGCTGGCAGGGGGCCGGGACGATCTTTTTCACCGATCGGGACGGCCGGACCGGACAAAGCGATCCATTTGCGGCGCTGCCCAGTTACTGGGACGAAATCGTCTCGCGGATCGGACCTGGTATCTCGGAATGA
- a CDS encoding NAD(P)-dependent oxidoreductase: protein MRVLLLGANGFLGRFVADRLLADPAVHLTALGRGDDADVRFDLAGGSPGALTRFLDAVHPGVVVNCAGATRGGARDLTRHNTVAVATVCEALRRSGCGARLVQVGCASEYGPSQPGSSTAEDAIPRPGGPYGVSKLAATELVLGSGLDAVVLRVFSPVGPGTPAGSPLGRLAEAMRRAMQSGDGELKLSGLGVQRDFVDVRDVARAVHAASLSAAQGVVNIGTGRAVRLRDAAAVLARVAGYAGALHELDTPPARIPIGAPRASTESVVEHLSATPSPYPDGCGAWQQADVRTARDRLGWRPRINLEESLADIWMEAACRI from the coding sequence ATGAGGGTGCTGCTGCTCGGAGCCAACGGATTCCTCGGCCGATTCGTCGCCGACCGCCTGCTCGCCGACCCCGCCGTCCACCTCACGGCACTCGGCCGGGGCGACGACGCGGACGTCCGGTTCGACCTCGCGGGCGGCAGCCCGGGAGCGCTCACCCGCTTCCTGGACGCCGTCCACCCCGGGGTCGTCGTCAACTGCGCGGGCGCCACCCGCGGCGGTGCCCGCGACCTGACCAGGCACAACACCGTCGCCGTCGCCACCGTCTGCGAGGCCCTGCGCCGCAGCGGCTGCGGGGCCAGGCTCGTCCAGGTCGGCTGCGCCTCCGAGTACGGGCCCTCGCAGCCAGGCTCCTCCACGGCCGAGGACGCCATCCCGCGCCCCGGCGGCCCGTACGGCGTCAGCAAACTCGCCGCCACCGAACTCGTCCTCGGTTCCGGTCTGGACGCCGTGGTGCTCAGAGTGTTCTCACCGGTCGGCCCCGGCACCCCGGCGGGCTCCCCGCTCGGCCGGCTCGCCGAGGCCATGCGCCGGGCCATGCAGTCCGGCGACGGTGAGCTCAAGCTCAGCGGCCTCGGTGTGCAGCGCGACTTCGTCGACGTACGGGACGTGGCGCGCGCCGTGCACGCCGCCTCGCTCTCCGCCGCCCAGGGCGTCGTCAACATCGGCACCGGGCGGGCCGTCCGGCTGCGCGACGCGGCCGCCGTCCTCGCCAGGGTCGCCGGGTACGCCGGCGCGCTCCACGAGCTGGACACGCCCCCGGCCCGCATCCCCATCGGCGCTCCCCGCGCCTCCACCGAATCCGTCGTCGAGCACCTCTCGGCCACCCCGTCCCCCTACCCCGACGGCTGCGGAGCCTGGCAGCAGGCCGATGTCCGCACCGCCCGGGACCGGCTCGGCTGGCGGCCGCGGATCAATCTGGAGGAGTCCCTCGCCGACATCTGGATGGAGGCGGCATGCCGTATCTGA
- a CDS encoding alpha/beta hydrolase encodes MRTSPALRAAALAATATVLLPLAACSDSDDSGGTDRSEPSTASTASPSSTAEKLSSQKLDWQPCPPPNEAQGGGGSPSPLPGGTVWECAFMDAPRDYAKPDGETLELALVRGRARNQENRIGSLLFNFGGPGASGVATLPSFGTEYEKLRTRYDLVSFDPRGVGRSEGVECADNATLDASNQKDATPDDAAEEKALLDDQKAYIADCEKNSGAELPFVGTTNAARDMDLMRQVLGDDQLYYFGISYGTELGGVYAHLFPDRVGRAVLDAVVDPTQDSAQSSLAQARGFQLAFDSFTADCAGRDDCALPGSTGKEVEQWIADLLGQLEKEPVDGLGDRQLTQTQATTAVASALYSQETWPLLEQGLDEADGGDGALLLALADSYNGRSQEGHYDNSGAANTAISCADSKQRFSLEQTKAALPEYRKVSPVFGDYLGWGLLGCTGWPVAGAWDTPDVSAPGARPVLVIGNTGDPATPYKGAKAMAEELGKGVGIQMTYEGEGHGAYNSGDACVQRAVDGYLLNGRVPAAGTVCG; translated from the coding sequence ATGAGGACTTCCCCCGCCCTGCGTGCCGCCGCCCTCGCTGCCACCGCCACCGTGCTGCTGCCCCTGGCCGCCTGCTCGGACAGCGACGACAGCGGCGGTACGGACCGGTCCGAGCCCTCGACGGCATCGACCGCCTCACCGTCCTCGACGGCGGAGAAGCTGTCGTCCCAGAAGCTCGACTGGCAGCCCTGTCCGCCCCCGAACGAGGCTCAGGGCGGCGGTGGCTCGCCCTCCCCGCTGCCCGGCGGCACCGTGTGGGAGTGCGCGTTCATGGACGCGCCGCGCGACTACGCGAAGCCCGACGGCGAGACACTGGAGCTGGCACTGGTCCGGGGCAGGGCCAGGAACCAGGAGAACCGGATCGGCTCCCTCCTGTTCAACTTCGGCGGCCCCGGCGCCTCCGGCGTCGCCACGCTCCCCTCCTTCGGCACCGAGTACGAGAAGCTCCGCACCCGCTACGACCTGGTGAGCTTCGACCCGCGCGGGGTCGGCCGCAGCGAGGGCGTCGAATGCGCGGACAACGCGACGCTCGACGCCAGCAACCAGAAGGACGCCACCCCCGACGACGCCGCCGAGGAGAAGGCACTGCTCGACGACCAGAAGGCGTACATCGCGGACTGCGAGAAGAACTCGGGCGCCGAACTCCCCTTCGTCGGCACGACGAACGCCGCCCGCGACATGGATCTGATGCGCCAGGTGCTCGGCGACGACCAGCTGTACTACTTCGGCATCTCGTACGGCACCGAGCTGGGCGGCGTCTACGCCCACCTGTTCCCCGACCGCGTCGGCCGGGCGGTCCTGGACGCGGTGGTCGACCCCACCCAGGACTCCGCGCAGTCCTCCCTCGCCCAGGCCAGGGGCTTCCAGCTCGCCTTCGACAGCTTCACGGCGGACTGCGCCGGCCGCGACGACTGCGCGCTCCCCGGTTCCACCGGCAAGGAGGTCGAGCAGTGGATCGCCGATCTGCTCGGCCAGTTGGAGAAGGAGCCGGTCGACGGCCTCGGCGACCGGCAGCTGACCCAGACGCAGGCCACCACCGCCGTCGCCTCCGCCCTCTACTCCCAGGAGACCTGGCCCCTGCTCGAACAGGGCCTCGACGAGGCGGACGGCGGCGACGGCGCACTGCTCCTCGCGCTCGCCGACTCGTACAACGGCCGCTCCCAGGAAGGTCATTACGACAACTCGGGCGCCGCCAACACCGCCATCAGCTGCGCGGACTCCAAGCAGCGGTTCTCCCTGGAGCAGACGAAGGCCGCGCTCCCCGAATACCGCAAGGTCTCCCCAGTGTTCGGCGACTATCTGGGCTGGGGGCTGCTGGGCTGCACCGGCTGGCCGGTCGCGGGCGCCTGGGACACCCCGGACGTCAGCGCCCCGGGCGCGCGGCCCGTCCTGGTCATCGGCAACACCGGCGACCCGGCGACCCCGTACAAGGGGGCGAAGGCGATGGCCGAGGAACTGGGCAAGGGCGTCGGCATCCAGATGACGTACGAGGGCGAGGGGCACGGCGCCTACAACAGCGGCGACGCCTGCGTGCAGAGGGCGGTCGACGGCTATCTGCTGAACGGCAGGGTCCCGGCGGCGGGGACGGTGTGCGGCTGA
- a CDS encoding alpha/beta hydrolase gives MRVHGRTHRAVALTGAALLAAGALAGCTASPEPADSAKPSERPGSPSATAAAPPAQTPKSPPLPASLTSQLPDWKRCKAPAGGTAPGSGWRCATVDVPLDYAQPAGETIGIALIRKEARNKSGRLGSMLFNFGGPGGSGVDILPRAASAYGNLNSRYDLVSFDPRGVAASAGVNCRTDKEQEQAYRSVDMTPDTAAEEAAFIKDGADFGAGCERRSAKVLPHVGTTNAARDLDVIRQVFGDKKLSYFGMSYGTELGGTYAHLFPQKVGRTVLDAVVDPTADGVGHARNQATGFQRALENYLKDRGQDPKAGTERIARLLERIDKNPLPTSTGRMLNESLAITGIVTPLYSRSSWPNLTEALDEAENGRTGNGLLQLADSYNGRDENGHYDTQNHSQRAISCADSTARPTADEARALLPEFSELSPVFGPFLAWDTAGWCAQWPVEGEHDTPEASAPGAGPILVIGTTGDPATPYEGARKMADELGSGVGIMVTNKGEGHGAYGESACVTSIVDTYFLEGKVPADGKTCS, from the coding sequence ATGCGCGTACATGGACGGACTCATCGGGCGGTGGCCCTGACCGGGGCGGCCCTGCTGGCGGCGGGAGCCCTCGCAGGCTGCACCGCGAGCCCGGAGCCGGCCGATTCCGCCAAGCCGTCCGAACGGCCCGGCTCACCGTCCGCCACCGCCGCCGCTCCCCCGGCACAGACGCCGAAGTCGCCCCCGCTGCCCGCGTCCCTCACCTCTCAGCTCCCGGACTGGAAGCGCTGCAAGGCCCCCGCGGGCGGCACCGCCCCCGGTTCCGGCTGGCGGTGCGCGACGGTGGACGTACCGCTGGACTACGCGCAGCCGGCCGGTGAGACGATCGGCATCGCGCTGATCCGCAAGGAGGCCCGGAACAAGAGCGGGCGGCTCGGCTCGATGCTCTTCAACTTCGGCGGCCCCGGCGGTTCCGGCGTCGACATACTCCCGCGCGCCGCAAGTGCGTACGGCAACCTCAACTCCCGCTACGACCTGGTGAGTTTCGACCCGCGTGGGGTGGCGGCCAGCGCCGGGGTGAACTGCCGCACCGACAAGGAGCAGGAACAGGCCTACCGGAGCGTCGACATGACCCCGGACACGGCGGCGGAGGAAGCGGCGTTCATCAAGGACGGCGCGGACTTCGGCGCGGGCTGCGAGCGCCGCTCCGCCAAGGTCCTGCCCCATGTGGGGACGACGAACGCCGCCCGCGACCTGGACGTGATCCGGCAGGTGTTCGGCGACAAGAAGCTCTCCTACTTCGGCATGTCGTACGGCACGGAGCTCGGCGGGACGTACGCGCACCTCTTCCCCCAGAAGGTGGGACGCACCGTGCTGGACGCGGTCGTCGACCCGACGGCCGACGGGGTCGGACATGCCCGCAACCAGGCGACGGGCTTCCAGCGGGCCCTGGAGAACTACCTGAAGGACCGGGGCCAGGACCCGAAGGCGGGCACCGAGCGGATCGCCCGGCTGCTGGAGCGGATCGACAAGAACCCGCTGCCGACCAGCACGGGCCGCATGCTCAACGAGTCGCTCGCCATCACCGGCATCGTGACCCCGCTCTACTCCCGCAGCAGCTGGCCGAATCTGACGGAGGCGCTCGACGAGGCCGAGAACGGCCGTACGGGCAACGGGCTGCTCCAGCTGGCCGACTCGTACAACGGCCGTGACGAGAACGGGCACTACGACACCCAGAACCACTCGCAGCGGGCCATCTCCTGTGCCGACTCCACGGCGCGGCCCACAGCGGACGAGGCCCGGGCGCTGCTGCCCGAGTTCAGCGAACTGTCCCCGGTCTTCGGCCCGTTCCTCGCCTGGGACACCGCCGGCTGGTGCGCCCAGTGGCCGGTCGAGGGTGAGCACGACACCCCGGAGGCGAGTGCCCCGGGCGCGGGTCCCATCCTGGTGATCGGCACGACCGGTGACCCGGCGACGCCGTACGAGGGTGCGCGGAAGATGGCCGACGAGCTGGGTTCCGGCGTCGGCATCATGGTCACCAACAAGGGCGAGGGGCACGGCGCGTACGGCGAGAGCGCGTGCGTGACCTCGATCGTGGACACGTACTTCCTGGAGGGGAAGGTCCCGGCGGACGGCAAGACCTGCTCCTGA
- the moeZ gene encoding adenylyltransferase/sulfurtransferase MoeZ — MSLPPLVEPAAELTVDEVRRYSRHLIIPDVGMDGQKRLKNAKVLCVGAGGLGSPALMYLAAAGVGTLGIVEFDEVDESNLQRQIIHSQADIGRSKAQSAKDSVLGINPYVNVVLHEERLEAENVMEIFAQYDLIVDGTDNFATRYLVNDAAVLLNKPYVWGSIYRFDGQASVFWSEHGPCYRCLYPEPPPPGMVPSCAEGGVLGVLCASIGSIQVNEAIKLLAGIGDPLVGRLMIYDALEMQYRQVKVRKDPDCAVCGENPTVTELIDYEAFCGVVSEEAQEAALGSTITPQQLKEWIDADEKIELIDVREPNEYEIVSIPGAKLIPKNEFLMGSALTGLPQDKRIVLHCKTGVRSAEVLAVLKSAGFADAVHVGGGVIGWVHQIEPGKPVY, encoded by the coding sequence GTGTCGCTGCCACCCCTGGTCGAGCCAGCTGCTGAGCTCACCGTCGACGAGGTCCGCAGGTACTCCCGCCACCTGATCATCCCGGATGTCGGGATGGACGGACAGAAGCGCCTGAAGAACGCGAAGGTGCTCTGTGTGGGCGCCGGCGGTCTCGGCTCACCGGCCCTGATGTATCTGGCCGCGGCGGGCGTCGGGACGCTCGGCATCGTGGAGTTCGACGAGGTCGACGAGTCGAACCTGCAGCGCCAGATCATCCACAGCCAGGCCGACATCGGCCGGTCCAAGGCGCAGTCCGCCAAGGACTCGGTGCTGGGCATCAACCCGTATGTGAACGTCGTCCTTCACGAAGAGCGGCTCGAAGCCGAGAACGTGATGGAGATCTTCGCCCAGTACGACCTGATCGTGGACGGCACGGACAACTTCGCCACCCGCTATCTCGTCAACGACGCGGCCGTGCTGCTGAACAAGCCGTACGTGTGGGGCTCGATCTACCGCTTCGACGGCCAGGCGTCCGTGTTCTGGTCCGAGCACGGCCCCTGCTACCGCTGCCTCTACCCGGAGCCCCCGCCCCCCGGCATGGTCCCCTCCTGCGCCGAGGGCGGCGTGCTGGGCGTGCTCTGCGCGTCCATCGGCTCCATCCAGGTCAACGAGGCCATCAAGCTCCTCGCCGGCATCGGTGATCCGCTGGTCGGCCGCCTGATGATCTACGACGCCCTGGAGATGCAGTACCGCCAGGTGAAGGTCCGCAAGGACCCCGACTGCGCGGTCTGCGGCGAGAACCCCACCGTCACCGAGCTCATCGACTACGAGGCCTTCTGCGGCGTCGTGTCCGAGGAGGCCCAGGAGGCGGCGCTCGGCTCCACGATCACTCCCCAGCAGCTCAAGGAGTGGATCGACGCCGACGAGAAGATCGAGCTCATCGACGTCCGCGAGCCGAACGAGTACGAGATCGTCTCGATCCCGGGCGCCAAGCTGATCCCGAAGAACGAGTTCCTGATGGGCAGCGCCCTGACCGGCCTCCCGCAGGACAAGCGCATCGTCCTGCACTGCAAGACCGGTGTCCGCAGCGCGGAGGTCCTCGCGGTCCTCAAGTCGGCAGGCTTCGCCGACGCGGTGCACGTGGGCGGCGGCGTGATCGGCTGGGTCCACCAGATCGAGCCCGGGAAGCCGGTCTACTAG